In Aquimarina spinulae, a single window of DNA contains:
- a CDS encoding S41 family peptidase produces the protein MKNLTRIITLFLLYWLPNINYGQLPAKMIQYPDVSGSNICFTYADDLWIVNKRGGTAHRLTTKPGRETMGKFSPDGKTIAFNANYDGNHDIYTIPITGGIPKRITTHGMSDNIKAWTKDGKFLIYTSRMESGKQRFSKGFKISVNGGLPIRIPISKVEELDLHVNGDLVAMTDKSRLSRNWKRYRGGMASDIYLFNLKTLTSENITNNDGNDELPMWDNDDLYYLSDKDASKKFNIWKYNLQSKQHEQITFFKEFDIERPSIGKSEIVFEAGGTLYLLDVATKTTKEISISAIGDFTGLKPQVKKAEKYIHSVGIAPDGNRIIVGARGDIFSVPKKDGITKNLTRTSGIAERYPSWSPDGRYIAYWSDKTGEYELMVRDLKNNSEKQISKQGPGFRYQLFWSPDSKKLIFVDQEMHIKLANITNNTITKIDQEIQLFQGGLSGFSVSWSNDSKYITYANSHENENQHIIIYDIDKKKTHTITSAFYDDSSPVFSVDNKYIYCTTNRTFDPVYSDYDNSWTYPNATKIGIIPLTKDAVHPIELKNDKVAINEGDNKKEETKDKKKEEEKDQKIKPIRIDFDGIESRMIILPVELGNTGRISAAKGKVIFLKHPRTGSKDEKSVLKYYDFEEDEENTILENVDDYKLSFDNNSILVFSEEKMGIIEVAKDQSLEDHVDTSKMEMTVNPKEEWRQIFTDIWRLERDFFYDKNLHGLDWEAMKKKYEPLIEYAASRNDLNKITGALIAELNASHTYRGGGDVVSSSNKTTGYLGVDWEIHQGKYRIKKIITPAPWDTEVKSPLRKPGVVVEEGDYILRINGIELTEYADPYAALEGKANETIEITVSKTPDGKNSKQYLVQPIRSEARLRNLAWIEEMRKYVDKKSGGRIGYIYVPSTGIDGQEELVRMFYAQHHKDGLIIDERFNNGGQIPDRFVELLNRPLLSYYKVREGKDWAWPPRGHYGPKAMLINGWSGSGGDAFPDYFKKRKIGPLIGTRTWGGLIGISGSPELIDGGYVTVPTFRMYNPDGTWFAEGHGVEPDIHVPENPGKDAQGIDVQLDRAINEVLKTLKESDKNPKNKVPAAEDRSK, from the coding sequence ATGAAAAATCTCACAAGGATTATTACACTGTTTTTATTGTATTGGCTGCCAAACATAAATTATGGCCAACTGCCAGCAAAAATGATTCAATATCCCGATGTTTCCGGTTCTAATATCTGTTTTACTTATGCAGATGATCTATGGATTGTAAATAAGCGAGGAGGCACTGCACATCGATTAACAACTAAGCCCGGTCGGGAAACAATGGGAAAATTTTCTCCAGATGGAAAAACTATTGCGTTTAATGCTAATTATGATGGAAACCATGATATATATACAATCCCGATAACCGGAGGTATTCCTAAACGAATTACAACTCACGGAATGTCTGATAATATTAAAGCATGGACCAAAGACGGAAAATTTTTAATCTACACCTCTAGAATGGAAAGCGGTAAACAACGTTTTTCTAAAGGATTTAAAATATCTGTTAACGGTGGATTACCAATAAGAATACCAATAAGTAAAGTCGAAGAATTAGATCTGCATGTAAACGGTGATCTTGTTGCTATGACAGATAAATCAAGGCTAAGCAGAAACTGGAAACGGTATCGAGGAGGAATGGCGTCTGATATCTATCTTTTTAACCTTAAAACCTTAACTTCTGAAAACATTACCAATAACGATGGTAATGATGAACTACCTATGTGGGATAACGACGATCTCTATTATCTTTCGGATAAAGACGCTTCAAAAAAGTTTAATATCTGGAAATATAACTTACAATCGAAACAACACGAGCAAATTACATTTTTTAAAGAATTTGATATTGAACGCCCGTCTATAGGAAAATCTGAAATTGTTTTTGAAGCTGGGGGAACACTATATCTTTTAGATGTAGCAACAAAAACAACAAAAGAAATATCTATAAGTGCTATTGGTGATTTTACCGGATTAAAACCTCAGGTAAAGAAAGCAGAAAAATACATTCATAGTGTTGGTATTGCCCCAGATGGCAACAGAATTATTGTAGGTGCCAGAGGAGATATTTTTTCTGTACCTAAAAAAGATGGGATTACTAAAAATCTAACACGAACAAGTGGTATTGCAGAACGTTATCCCAGTTGGTCACCAGATGGAAGATATATTGCATATTGGAGTGATAAAACAGGTGAATATGAATTAATGGTGAGAGATCTTAAAAATAATTCGGAGAAACAAATCTCAAAGCAAGGTCCGGGATTTAGATACCAGCTATTCTGGTCTCCTGATAGTAAAAAGTTAATTTTTGTAGATCAGGAAATGCATATAAAACTGGCAAATATTACTAATAATACGATTACCAAAATAGATCAGGAAATACAATTGTTTCAAGGGGGGCTATCTGGTTTTTCTGTGAGTTGGTCAAATGATAGTAAATATATTACTTATGCAAATTCTCATGAAAATGAAAATCAACATATCATTATTTATGATATAGATAAAAAGAAAACACACACTATCACTTCTGCTTTTTATGATGATAGTAGCCCTGTTTTTTCTGTCGATAATAAGTATATCTATTGTACAACGAATAGAACTTTTGATCCGGTATATAGTGATTATGATAATAGCTGGACATACCCTAATGCAACCAAAATAGGAATCATTCCACTTACAAAAGATGCAGTACATCCTATTGAATTAAAAAATGATAAAGTGGCTATAAATGAAGGTGATAATAAGAAAGAGGAAACCAAAGACAAGAAGAAAGAAGAAGAGAAAGATCAAAAGATAAAACCAATACGCATAGATTTTGATGGTATAGAATCCAGAATGATTATTTTACCTGTAGAACTAGGAAATACAGGAAGAATAAGTGCTGCCAAGGGTAAAGTCATTTTCTTAAAACACCCCAGAACAGGATCAAAAGACGAAAAATCAGTCTTAAAATATTATGATTTTGAAGAAGATGAAGAAAATACAATCCTTGAAAATGTAGATGATTATAAACTTTCGTTTGATAACAATAGTATTTTGGTGTTTAGCGAAGAAAAAATGGGGATTATAGAAGTCGCAAAAGATCAATCGCTAGAAGATCATGTAGACACTTCTAAAATGGAAATGACCGTTAACCCAAAAGAAGAATGGAGACAAATCTTTACAGATATATGGCGTTTAGAAAGAGATTTCTTCTATGATAAAAATCTACACGGATTGGATTGGGAAGCTATGAAAAAGAAATATGAACCATTGATCGAATATGCAGCAAGTAGAAATGACCTAAATAAAATTACCGGAGCATTAATTGCAGAACTAAATGCTTCTCATACATATAGAGGTGGTGGAGACGTAGTATCAAGCTCTAACAAAACTACAGGCTATCTGGGTGTTGACTGGGAGATACACCAGGGAAAATACAGAATAAAAAAAATCATTACGCCAGCTCCTTGGGATACTGAGGTTAAATCTCCTCTTAGAAAGCCAGGAGTTGTAGTTGAAGAAGGTGATTATATATTACGTATTAATGGAATCGAATTAACAGAATATGCAGATCCTTATGCAGCATTAGAAGGAAAAGCAAATGAAACAATAGAAATTACAGTTAGCAAAACTCCTGATGGCAAAAACAGCAAGCAATATCTTGTACAACCTATAAGAAGTGAAGCGAGGCTGAGAAATCTTGCCTGGATTGAAGAAATGCGAAAATATGTAGATAAAAAATCAGGAGGAAGAATAGGATATATTTATGTACCAAGTACAGGAATAGATGGGCAAGAAGAATTAGTTAGAATGTTTTATGCTCAACATCATAAAGATGGATTAATCATTGATGAAAGATTTAATAATGGAGGACAAATACCAGATAGATTTGTAGAATTGTTAAACAGACCATTATTGAGTTATTACAAAGTAAGGGAAGGAAAAGACTGGGCCTGGCCTCCAAGAGGGCATTATGGCCCTAAAGCGATGCTTATCAATGGATGGAGTGGTAGTGGAGGTGATGCTTTTCCCGATTATTTCAAGAAAAGAAAAATAGGACCGCTTATTGGTACAAGAACCTGGGGAGGACTGATAGGAATTTCGGGATCACCAGAATTAATAGACGGTGGATATGTAACAGTACCTACATTTAGAATGTATAACCCCGATGGAACCTGGTTTGCAGAAGGGCATGGTGTAGAGCCAGATATCCATGTTCCAGAAAACCCAGGAAAAGATGCTCAAGGTATAGATGTGCAACTGGATCGAGCTATCAATGAAGTGCTGAAAACACTTAAAGAAAGCGATAAAAATCCAAAGAATAAAGTACCTGCAGCAGAGGATCGTTCTAAGTAA
- a CDS encoding PaaI family thioesterase: MNPEHYSKLERMYLQANINTALYDTTTVKISEGLAQIELKISEKYFHALGAIHGSVYFKLLDDSAFFAVNSIIKDVFVLTTSFNINLIRPVDKGIITAVGKIKFKSKNLFVAESTLYNEDGKEVAFGTGNFAKSKIGLSEKIGYK, translated from the coding sequence ATGAATCCTGAACATTATAGTAAATTAGAAAGAATGTATTTGCAGGCCAATATTAATACTGCACTCTATGATACTACTACAGTTAAAATTTCTGAAGGGTTAGCGCAAATCGAACTTAAAATTTCGGAAAAGTATTTTCATGCATTAGGAGCAATACATGGTTCTGTCTATTTTAAATTGCTCGATGATTCTGCTTTTTTTGCAGTAAATTCTATTATAAAAGATGTTTTTGTCCTTACTACTTCGTTCAATATTAATCTAATACGACCTGTTGATAAAGGAATAATTACAGCAGTTGGAAAAATAAAATTTAAATCCAAAAACCTGTTTGTTGCAGAATCAACATTATACAATGAAGACGGTAAAGAAGTTGCATTTGGAACCGGAAATTTTGCAAAAAGCAAAATAGGGCTTTCAGAAAAAATAGGGTATAAATAG
- a CDS encoding DUF3078 domain-containing protein, which translates to MKKTLLTVVLLISSTILFAQEETKKDEAPKEGWTKGGNISLLINQSAFNAEWLGGGTSNIAGNLSISYDFNYRKGKLTWDNKILADYGLTKLKDQEFIRKTNDRLELNSLLGRQIKESLWYYSFFLNFRTQFDKGFEYGEEPILDTTTGNVIGTREIRTETTRIFSPAYLQLGPGMLWKKSDNLKVNIAPATARFIFVHDMFTDVGNDQAAIDAFNDAGGYFGVEANDTFRFEFGAALNGYAKFEIMKNVSMENILNLYSNYLEDPQNVDIDYTANIVMTINKYLSTNLTFQAIYDDNAIGAFQIREVFGLGINYGF; encoded by the coding sequence ATGAAAAAAACATTGCTAACTGTAGTTCTATTAATTAGCTCTACAATTCTATTTGCACAAGAAGAAACAAAAAAAGACGAAGCTCCTAAAGAAGGATGGACCAAAGGAGGAAACATTAGTCTTTTAATAAATCAATCTGCCTTTAATGCAGAATGGCTTGGAGGAGGAACATCTAATATTGCAGGAAATCTCTCTATATCCTATGATTTTAATTACCGCAAAGGAAAACTCACTTGGGATAATAAAATTCTTGCAGATTATGGGCTTACCAAGCTTAAAGATCAAGAGTTTATACGCAAAACCAATGATCGCTTAGAGTTAAATTCATTATTGGGTAGACAAATCAAAGAATCACTATGGTATTATTCTTTTTTCTTAAACTTTAGAACACAGTTTGATAAAGGATTTGAATATGGAGAAGAACCTATTCTAGATACAACTACTGGAAATGTTATAGGAACAAGAGAAATCCGAACAGAAACTACTCGTATTTTCTCACCTGCTTATTTGCAGTTAGGCCCAGGTATGTTATGGAAAAAAAGTGATAATCTCAAAGTTAATATCGCTCCTGCCACAGCACGATTTATTTTTGTACATGATATGTTTACAGATGTGGGTAATGATCAGGCAGCAATAGACGCTTTTAACGATGCTGGAGGTTACTTTGGAGTAGAAGCAAACGATACGTTTCGTTTTGAATTTGGTGCTGCACTTAATGGGTATGCTAAATTTGAGATCATGAAGAATGTATCTATGGAAAACATTTTAAATTTGTATTCTAACTACTTAGAAGATCCACAAAATGTAGATATAGATTATACTGCAAATATCGTGATGACGATTAACAAATATTTATCTACTAATCTAACCTTTCAGGCCATCTATGATGATAATGCTATTGGTGCTTTTCAGATTAGAGAAGTATTTGGTCTAGGTATAAATTACGGGTTCTAG
- a CDS encoding GNAT family N-acetyltransferase produces the protein MEKLELIKAQESDKDFLFKLRKVTMVEHLEEMGIFLSDEEHLSRIDFQYDNAYVILKSNQRAGVLKYIETEHAIEILQIQVLPEYQGHGIGKYVIKDIIETAKASNKDMVLKVLKENPARYLYERMGFKTVDEDKYEFHMQLTSNKT, from the coding sequence ATGGAAAAATTAGAACTGATTAAAGCACAAGAATCGGATAAGGATTTCTTATTTAAATTAAGAAAAGTGACCATGGTCGAACACTTAGAGGAAATGGGAATTTTCTTATCAGATGAAGAACATTTATCCAGAATAGATTTTCAATATGATAATGCTTATGTGATATTAAAATCTAATCAAAGAGCAGGTGTATTGAAATATATTGAAACAGAACATGCAATAGAAATACTACAAATACAAGTGTTACCCGAATATCAAGGTCATGGAATAGGGAAATATGTGATTAAAGACATAATAGAGACTGCCAAAGCCTCAAATAAAGATATGGTACTAAAAGTATTAAAAGAAAACCCAGCGAGATATTTATACGAACGTATGGGTTTTAAGACAGTTGATGAGGATAAATATGAGTTTCATATGCAATTAACATCTAATAAAACATAA
- a CDS encoding DUF4377 domain-containing protein, giving the protein MSKFFSLLSIVILFSSCQETKRVFIANTLVDCVGVGPQKCMLYKENLTDKWTYFYDTIEGFEYEDGYNYQIEVAITKIENPLADGSSLHYTLVKIISKEKNQSVAQNIPVKHKKPQGNIVDIEYQALSRGSFFQIRINKDRIEKTTDRNLKNSVSKKCSKKDWATITSLLETIDIDKISELKAPTEKRLYDGAAHAQLKIISSTKTFVSNGFDHGYPPQEIQELVNTMLSLTESIE; this is encoded by the coding sequence ATGAGCAAGTTTTTTTCCTTATTAAGTATCGTTATTTTATTTTCTTCATGCCAGGAAACCAAACGAGTATTTATAGCAAATACTCTGGTAGATTGTGTTGGTGTTGGCCCTCAAAAATGCATGTTGTATAAAGAAAACCTAACCGATAAATGGACTTATTTTTATGATACAATCGAGGGTTTTGAATATGAAGATGGATACAATTACCAAATTGAAGTTGCCATTACCAAAATAGAAAATCCTCTGGCTGATGGTTCCTCATTACACTATACTCTGGTTAAAATAATATCAAAAGAAAAAAATCAATCTGTAGCTCAAAACATCCCTGTAAAGCATAAAAAACCCCAAGGCAACATAGTCGATATCGAATATCAGGCACTCTCTAGAGGTTCTTTTTTTCAAATCAGAATCAATAAAGATCGTATTGAAAAAACTACCGATAGAAACTTAAAAAATAGTGTTTCGAAAAAATGCTCAAAAAAAGATTGGGCCACTATTACTTCACTTCTGGAAACTATAGATATTGATAAAATAAGTGAGCTAAAAGCACCTACAGAAAAAAGACTCTATGATGGCGCTGCGCATGCACAGCTAAAAATCATTTCTTCTACCAAAACGTTTGTTTCGAATGGTTTTGATCATGGATATCCTCCTCAAGAAATACAAGAATTAGTTAATACTATGCTATCATTGACAGAAAGTATTGAATAG
- a CDS encoding histidine kinase, giving the protein MINLKKHLSLNQDQFEDILVYFSKSLLGKKDEEAILWDLAKNCISKLGFIDCVIYLIDQKNKSLVQKAAYGAKNPKDYLVYNPVEIKLGEGITGSVAVSGNAEIIYDTSKDPRYIVDDDKRLSEITVPITTDNVIYGVIDCEHPDKGFFTNQHLKMLSAIASICAIKIKSVRDTNALLKEQQNLLQLKEEMLDLKLRVFKSQMNPHFVFNALNAIQYFIVSENKKTALQYLSVFSKLIRFYLTHLEKETVDLTEEITMLNWYLKLQKLRYNNTFDYSISFNQKSSKHLKVKIPSFILQTLFENLIEHAVHNQHKNQTINIIFDINPNNIIVNIHYNYASESIDKIRYTPEYRKQIVKCLDLIRSVNRIKKYKIKKKVVPILNTKKNIFGNKITLTLPNIE; this is encoded by the coding sequence ATGATCAATCTAAAAAAACACCTTAGTTTAAACCAAGATCAGTTTGAAGATATTTTAGTGTATTTTTCAAAATCACTTTTGGGTAAAAAAGATGAAGAAGCAATTCTTTGGGATCTAGCTAAAAACTGTATTTCTAAATTGGGTTTTATAGATTGTGTTATTTATCTGATAGATCAAAAAAATAAATCATTAGTTCAAAAAGCGGCTTATGGTGCTAAAAATCCTAAAGATTATTTGGTATACAATCCCGTAGAAATCAAATTAGGAGAAGGTATTACAGGAAGCGTTGCTGTTTCTGGAAATGCCGAAATTATTTATGACACTTCTAAGGATCCTAGATATATTGTTGATGATGACAAGCGTTTATCAGAGATAACAGTGCCCATTACAACTGATAATGTTATTTATGGAGTTATTGATTGTGAGCATCCTGATAAAGGTTTTTTTACAAATCAACATCTAAAAATGTTGTCTGCTATCGCTTCAATTTGTGCAATAAAAATTAAAAGCGTTAGAGATACTAATGCTCTACTAAAAGAGCAGCAAAACTTGCTACAGCTTAAAGAGGAAATGCTTGATTTAAAATTAAGGGTTTTTAAATCTCAAATGAACCCCCATTTTGTATTTAACGCTCTCAATGCTATTCAATATTTTATTGTTTCAGAAAACAAAAAAACAGCTTTACAGTATTTATCTGTTTTTAGTAAACTTATACGATTTTATTTAACTCATTTAGAAAAAGAAACTGTTGATTTAACTGAAGAAATTACTATGCTTAATTGGTATCTAAAACTTCAAAAACTACGCTATAATAATACATTTGATTATAGTATTTCTTTTAATCAAAAGTCTTCTAAGCATTTAAAAGTAAAAATTCCTTCATTTATTTTACAAACTTTATTTGAAAACCTAATAGAGCATGCGGTCCATAATCAGCATAAAAATCAAACTATAAATATAATTTTTGACATAAACCCAAACAACATTATTGTAAACATACATTATAACTATGCTTCTGAAAGTATTGACAAAATCAGATATACACCAGAATATAGAAAACAAATTGTAAAATGCCTGGACCTTATCAGATCTGTAAACAGGATTAAAAAGTATAAGATTAAGAAAAAAGTAGTCCCTATTCTTAATACTAAAAAGAACATTTTTGGTAATAAAATTACTTTAACTTTACCAAACATCGAATAG
- a CDS encoding LytR/AlgR family response regulator transcription factor: protein MDLKAVIVEDEKHSRENLKQFLEEFCTDITVTSMATSVSEAITTLSSTKPDVVFLDIELQTGTGFDVLNQVSNFNFEVVFTTAFDQYAIKAIKFSSLDYLLKPIDLEELQNAVEKVRKKKNQKIYKKQLETLMLNLKQQKPKLNKICLATAEGFEFVNIDDIIFCKANGSYTSFIMKNESKLLVSKHLKEYENLLLEQDFMRVHNSYLINLKEVKKFVKSDGGYIIMNNDISVSISRSKKEDFLKVMSTFTK, encoded by the coding sequence ATGGATTTAAAAGCAGTAATTGTAGAAGATGAAAAACATAGTAGAGAGAATTTAAAACAATTTTTAGAAGAGTTCTGCACCGATATAACAGTAACAAGTATGGCTACTTCTGTTTCTGAAGCTATTACAACCCTTTCATCTACCAAACCCGATGTTGTTTTTTTAGACATAGAATTACAAACCGGAACTGGTTTTGATGTACTTAACCAAGTATCAAATTTTAATTTTGAAGTTGTTTTTACCACAGCTTTTGATCAATATGCAATTAAAGCAATAAAATTTAGCTCTCTTGATTATTTATTAAAACCTATTGATCTTGAAGAATTACAAAATGCAGTTGAAAAAGTACGAAAGAAAAAAAACCAGAAAATCTACAAAAAACAACTGGAAACTCTAATGCTAAATCTCAAACAACAAAAACCAAAGCTTAATAAAATATGTTTAGCCACTGCCGAAGGTTTTGAGTTTGTAAACATCGACGATATCATATTTTGTAAAGCTAATGGTTCTTATACCTCTTTTATTATGAAAAATGAATCAAAGTTGCTGGTTAGTAAACACCTAAAAGAATATGAAAATCTATTACTTGAGCAAGACTTTATGCGTGTACATAATAGCTATTTAATAAACTTAAAAGAGGTTAAGAAATTTGTGAAATCAGATGGCGGCTACATTATAATGAATAATGATATCTCTGTGAGTATTTCCCGCTCAAAAAAAGAGGATTTTCTTAAGGTAATGTCTACTTTTACAAAGTAA
- a CDS encoding DUF2480 family protein, translating into MADEIVNRVANNKNLITFDLEEYYPKGNRILFDIKDWLFEGLILREKEFRKHVLDHDWSQYQDSYIALTCSTDAIIPGWAYLLLTSALQPFAKKVAVGSLEALETILYAEIINTIDISAYQNKLIIIKGCTNKPVPNGAYIDLIQKLQPVAKSIMYGEACSSVPLYKRK; encoded by the coding sequence ATGGCCGATGAAATTGTAAATAGAGTTGCTAATAATAAAAACCTCATCACTTTTGATTTAGAAGAGTATTACCCTAAAGGTAATCGTATTCTTTTTGATATTAAAGACTGGCTTTTTGAAGGGTTAATTTTACGCGAAAAAGAGTTTAGAAAACACGTTTTAGATCATGACTGGAGTCAATATCAAGACAGCTATATTGCCTTAACTTGTTCTACAGATGCTATTATTCCCGGATGGGCATATCTTTTATTAACAAGTGCATTACAACCTTTTGCAAAAAAGGTAGCTGTGGGATCTTTAGAGGCCCTGGAAACTATACTCTATGCCGAAATTATAAATACTATCGATATTTCGGCATATCAAAACAAGCTTATTATTATAAAAGGATGTACAAACAAGCCTGTTCCGAATGGAGCTTATATCGATTTGATTCAAAAATTACAGCCCGTTGCCAAGAGTATTATGTATGGAGAGGCATGTTCTTCTGTTCCTCTATACAAAAGGAAATAA
- a CDS encoding SufE family protein, whose amino-acid sequence MTIQEIQEEIVDEFSMFDDWMQRYEYMIELGKSLPLIEEKYKTDDNIIKGCQSKVWVHAEMKNDKVEFTADSDAIITKGIIAILIRVFSGQHPLAIIEADTDFIDEIGLKEHLSPTRANGLVSMIKQLKMYAIAYQTQLN is encoded by the coding sequence ATGACAATACAAGAAATTCAGGAAGAAATTGTTGATGAATTTAGCATGTTTGATGATTGGATGCAACGATATGAATACATGATTGAGTTAGGAAAATCACTACCTCTTATTGAAGAAAAATATAAAACAGACGACAATATCATAAAAGGATGCCAGAGTAAAGTATGGGTACACGCCGAAATGAAAAATGATAAAGTTGAATTTACTGCGGATAGCGATGCCATTATTACCAAAGGTATCATTGCAATATTGATCCGTGTTTTTTCTGGTCAACACCCTTTGGCTATTATTGAGGCTGATACCGATTTTATTGATGAAATTGGCTTAAAAGAGCATTTATCCCCAACACGTGCTAATGGTTTGGTAAGTATGATTAAGCAGTTAAAAATGTATGCTATCGCTTATCAAACACAATTGAATTAA
- a CDS encoding SUF system Fe-S cluster assembly protein has translation MSETTIDTNDLGEKIVRVLKTIYDPEIPVDIYELGLIYDVFVNEDYDVKILMTLTSPNCPVAESLPEEIREKVKSLDAVNDVEMELTFDPPWSQDLMSEEAKLELGML, from the coding sequence ATGAGTGAAACCACTATAGATACAAACGACTTAGGAGAAAAGATTGTAAGAGTACTAAAAACCATTTATGATCCCGAAATTCCGGTTGATATATATGAACTAGGGTTAATCTATGATGTCTTTGTTAATGAGGACTATGATGTAAAAATCCTAATGACACTTACTTCTCCCAACTGTCCGGTAGCAGAGTCCCTTCCTGAAGAGATTCGAGAAAAAGTAAAGTCTCTTGATGCAGTAAATGATGTAGAAATGGAGCTTACTTTTGATCCGCCATGGTCACAAGATTTAATGAGTGAAGAAGCAAAATTAGAACTGGGCATGCTGTAA
- a CDS encoding DUF3078 domain-containing protein — protein sequence MSRFFLAIFLLLLVTKISGQEKEKTKYLDSIQVNLKRSLDSILKNTTNDLNIIVLKQKLKEITPKKLKEEHIGWKDKANFTLLFNQSAFNYDWQGGGTSNIAGNVTLNYEFNYKKNSLTWDNKIIADYGLTFLRGEDFPRKTNDRIEFNTRLGQKIGQGFWNYSLFINFRSQFDKGYRFTKDPDTEETIRTEETHFFSPAFIQIGPGLLWKKSDNLHVNIAPVTSRMIFVDKEFTNVVDYVDGDYFGVDAGESSRFEFGGSLAAYSKYTLVKNVTLEQLLNLYSNYIEDPANVDIDYTLNISLLVNKYITGSFVFQAIYDDNATSGFQIREVIGLGLKYKF from the coding sequence ATGAGTAGATTTTTTTTAGCTATTTTTCTGCTTTTGTTAGTAACAAAAATTTCAGGTCAGGAAAAAGAAAAAACAAAATACCTGGATTCAATTCAAGTTAATTTAAAACGTTCTCTTGATAGTATTTTAAAAAACACTACAAATGACCTAAATATCATAGTTTTAAAACAGAAGCTAAAAGAAATTACTCCCAAAAAACTAAAAGAAGAACATATCGGGTGGAAAGATAAGGCAAACTTTACCTTGCTTTTTAATCAATCTGCATTTAACTACGACTGGCAAGGCGGAGGAACATCTAATATTGCAGGAAATGTTACGTTAAACTATGAATTTAACTACAAAAAGAATAGTCTAACCTGGGATAATAAAATTATTGCAGATTACGGACTTACTTTTTTAAGAGGAGAAGATTTTCCTCGTAAAACCAATGACAGAATTGAATTTAACACTCGATTAGGGCAAAAAATTGGTCAAGGTTTCTGGAATTATTCTTTGTTTATCAATTTTAGATCTCAATTTGATAAAGGATATAGGTTTACCAAAGATCCTGATACAGAAGAGACCATTCGTACAGAAGAAACTCATTTCTTTTCTCCGGCTTTTATACAGATCGGACCAGGATTGTTATGGAAAAAAAGTGATAATCTGCACGTAAATATAGCTCCAGTCACATCTCGTATGATATTTGTAGATAAAGAATTTACCAATGTTGTAGATTATGTAGATGGTGATTATTTTGGAGTAGATGCTGGTGAAAGCTCTCGATTTGAGTTTGGTGGGTCTCTTGCGGCTTATTCTAAATACACTTTGGTAAAAAATGTAACTCTAGAGCAACTCTTAAACCTGTACTCTAACTATATTGAAGATCCAGCCAATGTAGATATTGATTATACATTAAATATTAGCTTACTCGTAAACAAATATATTACAGGCAGCTTTGTATTTCAAGCAATTTATGATGACAATGCTACCAGTGGATTTCAGATACGTGAGGTAATTGGATTAGGGCTCAAGTATAAGTTTTAA